One Malus domestica chromosome 11, GDT2T_hap1 genomic region harbors:
- the LOC103448066 gene encoding subtilisin-like serine-protease S, whose translation MLSSYILKLTTLLTLVLFISLAHGATANKKHYIVYMGHHSHSNSQSVVRANHEILASVTGSVDGAQEATLHHYSKSFQGFSARLTPQQAQQLSENDAVISVFESRINRLRTTHSWDFLGIDSIPQYNQMPMDSKSNVIVGVIDSGVWPESESFSDAGLGPVPEKFKGECVTGQNFTSANCNRKIIGSRFYFEGFEAETGPLESNAPLPFFRSARDSDGHGTHTASTIAGSKVPNASFFGMARGTARGGAPSTRLAIYKACWFGFCSDADVLAAMDDAIYDGVDILSLSLGPDPPQPTYFENALSIGAFHAFQKGVLVSASAGNSGFPSTACNVAPWILTVAASTLDREFHSNVYLGNSRILKGSSLNPLKMERSYGLIAASAAAASGVATKNASFCKENTLNATLIKGKIVVCTFETFTDNRKSKSVVVKEGGGVGMILVDPFLKDVGFQFVIPGTLIGQEEAQELQAYMTTEKNPVARISPTATVLNTKPAPEMAVFSSMGPNIITPDIIKPDITGPGVNVLAAWSPVATAATADRSVHYNIISGTSMSCPHVSALAAILKSYHPSWSPAAIKSAIMTTATVIDNNRSVIGRDPNGTPTTPFDYGSGHINPAAAINPGLVYDFDSHDLINFLCSTGATPLQLKNLTGSLVYCPKTPTPSYNFNYPSIGVSKLSGRLSVQRTVTYYGSSSTVFAANVDYPAGVNVTVTPRELKFTRTGEKMSFTVDFTPFKNSNGSFVFGALMWSNGFQNVRSPIGLNVIQL comes from the exons ATGCTATCTTCTTACATCTTGAAACTCACTACTCTTCTCACTCTTGTCTTGTTCATTTCTTTGGCCCATGGAGCCACTGCTAACAAAAAG CATTATATAGTTTACATGGGGCATCATTCGCACTCGAACTCCCAATCCGTCGTCAGAGCCAACCATGAGATTCTTGCTTCAGTCACTGGAAG CGTTGATGGAGCACAAGAAGCAACACTTCACCATTACAGTAAAAGTTTCCAGGGCTTCTCAGCCAGGCTTACACCACAGCAAGCTCAACAGCTTTCAG AAAACGATGCGGTTATCTCTGTGTTTGAGAGCAGAATAAACCGACTGCGCACAACACATTCCTGGGATTTTCTAGGCATAGACTCCATTCCCCAGTACAATCAAATGCCAATGGATTCAAAATCCAATGTTATTGTTGGTGTGATTGACTCTG GAGTTTGGCCGGAGTCAGAGAGCTTCAGTGATGCAGGATTAGGGCCTGTGCCAGAGAAATTCAAAGGAGAGTGTGTTACCGGTCAGAACTTTACATCTGCCAACTGCAACAG GAAAATCATAGGCTCCCGCTTCTATTTTGAAGGATTCGAAGCAGAGACTGGGCCTCTTGAGTCCAATGCACCTCTTCCCTTCTTCCGATCAGCTCGAGATAGTGATGGACATGGCACTCACACTGCCTCAACAATAGCTGGATCTAAGGTACCTAATGCCAGCTTCTTTGGGATGGCCAGAGGCACTGCCAGAGGCGGTGCGCCTAGCACCAGACTTGCTATCTACAAGGCTTGTTGGTTTGGCTTCTGTAGTGATGCAGATGTTCTTGCCGCTATGGATGATGCAATTTATGATGGTGTCGATattctctccctttcccttggCCCTGATCCTCCGCAGCCAACTTATTTTGAAAACGCACTCTCCATTGGGGCTTTCCATGCATTCCAGAAAGGAGTACTTGTTTCTGCATCAGCTGGAAACTCTGGTTTTCCAAGTACTGCATGCAATGTTGCTCCCTGGATTCTCACAGTTGCTGCAAGCACATTGGATAGAGAATTTCATTCAAACGTATATCTGGGAAATTCAAGAATTTTAAAG GGTTCCTCACTAAACCCACTGAAAATGGAAAGATCATATGGTTTGATAGCTGCAAGTGCTGCAGCTGCCTCGGGAGTTGCAACAAAGAATGCAAG CTTTTGCAAGGAAAATACTCTAAATGCTACCTTAATTAAGGGGAAGATCGTGGTATGCACCTTTGAGACCTTCACTGATAACCGAAAGAGCAAAAGCGTAGTTGTGAAAGAAGGTGGTGGTGTGGGAATGATTCTTGTCGATCCATTTCTCAAAGACGTTGGCTTTCAGTTTGTCATCCCAGGCACTCTAATTGGTCAAGAAGAAGCACAGGAGCTTCAAGCATACATGACGACAGAAAA GAATCCAGTAGCTAGAATCTCCCCGACGGCAACAGTTCTAAACACTAAACCTGCACCGGAAATGGCAGTGTTCTCATCCATGGGGCCAAATATCATAACCCCAGACATCATCAAG CCAGATATTACAGGACCAGGAGTGAATGTATTAGCAGCATGGTCTCCGGTGGCAACTGCTGCCACTGCTGATAGGTCTGTCCATTATAACATAATTTCCGGCACCTCGATGTCTTGCCCACATGTATCTGCACTTGCAGCAATATTAAAATCATACCACCCTTCCTGGAGTCCAGCAGCTATAAAGTCTGCAATAATGACAACAG CAACTGTCATAGATAACAACAGAAGCGTCATTGGAAGAGATCCAAATGGAACCCCTACCACTCCTTTCGACTATGGATCTGGACACATTAACCCAGCTGCAGCAATCAATCCTGGACTAGTATATGATTTTGATTCCCATGACCTTATCAATTTTCTCTGCAGCACAGGAGCTACCCCATTGCAACTGAAAAACCTCACAGGAAGTTTAGTTTACTGCCCGAAGACTCCTACCCCCTCCTACAATTTTAACTACCCTTCGATCGGTGTGTCAAAATTGAGTGGAAGACTTTCTGTTCAGCGGACTGTTACTTATTATGGCAGCAGCTCAACGGTCTTTGCTGCAAATGTGGATTACCCAGCAGGGGTAAATGTTACAGTTACACCACGTGAACTCAAGTTTACAAGGACTGGGGAAAAGATGTCGTTCACGGTAGATTTCACTCCCTTCAAGAATAGTAATGGAAGCTTTGTGTTTGGAGCTTTGATGTGGAGTAACGGATTTCAAAACGTCAGGAGTCCTATTGGTCTCAATGTGATTCAATTGTAG
- the LOC139189446 gene encoding pentatricopeptide repeat-containing protein At5g14770, mitochondrial-like, translating into MSSPSHVQGYSSAIPPSKTHLYASFFCTLVHLYLTCGRFSNASGAFRSMRNHGLVPDLPLWNQLLYQFNSSGWVSQVSLLYSEMLSCGVMPNVFTCNILIHSFCKVGNLSFALDFLRTGEIDTVSYNTVIWGFCKKGLAYQAFGFLTQMVKRDIPIDSYTCNTLVKGFCQIGLVEYAARVMDNLVDGGIPQDVVGFNTLIAGHCKAGQVSQALELMDRMGGESLSPDIITYNTLIHGFCSTGDFARAKSLIDMMLRSQTNEECPHDERDDGQNQTEDKNLKPNLITHTTLISSYSKRQGLEEALSLFEEMVMNAIYPDVVAYSSIINGICKYGRLSEAKVLLREMEEMGVDPNHISYTTLVDFLFKVGKAVDAKDLFRTISKLGLVPNSITYSAFIHGLCNLGDMNDAESVLKEMEKRHILPNIITYSSMINGFVKEGKLGEAMSLLREMVQKNILPNAFVYATLIDGCFKAGKQELALDLYNEMKMGGVEDNNFVLDTFLNNMKRRRRMEETEGLIMDMTSRGLFLDRVNYTSLMDGYFKERKESVALNLAQEMMEKNIGFDVVAYNVLMNGLLRLGKYEAISVCTGMKKLGLALDYATYNTMINAFCREGDAENAFKLWHEMKCQGLIPNSNTCNILIRGLCDANEIEKAIDVLNGMLSVGSLPTSFIHRILLDASSKSRRADSILQMHHKLVCMGLNLNRDVYNNLIIVLCRLGMTMKATLVLKEMIGGGFLADIDTYNAFICGYCRSSHMKRAFATYSQMLAEGVSPNIETYNLLLGGLSSAGLMTDAEELFGQMKNRGFVPNASTYDTLVSGHGKKGNKKEAIRLYCEMVSKGFVPKTSTYNILISDFAKAGKMGQARELMNEMQTRGTSPNSSTYNILICGWCWLSKQPELERSLKKSYRAEAKRLLTDMKDKDYVPCEITLLCISSTFARPGKKADAQRLLKELYKKKSYDQEMMGVK; encoded by the exons ATGTCTTCTCCTTCCCATGTTCAAGGCTACAGTTCTGCCATCCCTCCATCCAAGACCCACCTCTATGCATCATTCTTCTGCACCCTTGTACACCTTTACTTGACATGTGGCAGATTTTCCAATGCTTCTGGTGCCTTCCGTTCTATGCGAAATCACGGCCTTGTTCCTGATTTGCCGCTTTGGAATCAACTTCTTTACCAATTCAATTCCTCAGGTTGGGTTTCTCAGGTATCTCTTCTTTACTCTGAGATGCTTTCTTGTGGGGTTATGCCCAATGTTTTCACCTGCAACATATTGATTCATTCTTTCTGCAAAGTGGGAAACTTGAGTTTTGCACTAGATTTCCTGAGAACTGGTGAAATTGATACTGTTTCCTATAATACTGTCATATGGGGTTTCTGTAAAAAAGGATTGGCTTATCAggcttttgggtttttgactcAAATGGTGAAGAGGGATATACCAATCGATTCATATACTTGCAATACACTAGTTAAAGGGTTTTGTCAAATTGGGTTGGTAGAGTACGCAGCACGGGTTATGGATAATTTGGTGGATGGTGGAATTCCACAGGATGTTGTAGGTTTTAACACCTTGATTGCTGGACATTGCAAAGCTGGACAAGTTAGTCAGGCACTTGAATTGATGGACAGAATGGGTGGGGAGAGTCTGTCTCCTGATATTATTACTTATAATACTCTGATTCATGGGTTTTGCAGCACGGGTGATTTTGCAAGGGCCAAGAGTCTTATAGATATGATGTTGAGATCTCAGACAAATGAAGAATGCCCTCATGATGAAAGAGATGATGGCCAAAATCAGACTGAAGATAAGAATTTGAAACCAAACCTTATAACACACACCACACTTATTAGTTCTTATAGTAAGCggcaaggacttgaagaagctCTGTCTTTGTTTGAGGAAATGGTTATGAATGCCATTTATCCAGATGTAGTTGCTTATAGCTCCATTATAAATGGCATTTGCAAGTATGGGAGGCTATCAGAAGCCAAAGTGCTTTTAAGGGAGATGGAGGAAATGGGTGTGGATCCTAATCATATCTCCTATACTACCCTTGTGGATTTCTTGTTTAAG GTTGGGAAAGCTGTTGATGCTAAAGACCTGTTTCGAACAATTTCAAAGCTTGGCCTTGTTCCAAACTCCATCACCTACTCTGCGTTCATACATGGACTTTGCAATTTAGGAGACATGAATGATGCAGAATCTGTACTTAAAGAAATGGAGAAGCGCCACATTCTCCCAAATATTATTACTTATTCTTCAATGATAAATGGCTTCGTGAAGGAAGGAAAGCTTGGGGAGGCCATGAGTTTATTAAGGGAGATGGTGCAAAAGAATATCCTGCCAAATGCTTTTGTGTATGCAACACTAATTGACGGGTGCTTTAAGGCAGGTAAACAAGAGCTCGCTCTTGATCTTTACAATGAAATGAAAATGGGAGGAGTGGAGGATAACAATTTTGTACTTGATACTTTTTTGAACAACATGAAAAGGCGCAGAAGGATGGAGGAAACTGAAGGATTAATTATGGATATGACTTCTCGGGGTTTGTTTCTTGATCGCGTTAACTACACATCTCTAATGGATGGTTACTTTAAAGAGCGAAAGGAGTCAGTTGCTCTGAACTTGGCCCAAGAGATGATGGAGAAAAATATAGGGTTTGATGTTGTTGCATACAATGTCTTAATGAATGGTCTATTGAGGCTTGGGAAGTATGAAGCAATATCTGTTTGTACTGGAATGAAAAAGTTGGGTTTGGCTCTTGACTATGCCACATACAATACCATGATTAATGCATTCTGTAGAGAGGGTGACGCTGAAAATGCTTTTAAACTCTGGCATGAGATGAAGTGTCAAGGGTTAATTCCAAACTCAAACACTTGTAACATTCTGATCCGAGGACTTTGCGATGCAAATGAGATTGAAAAAGCCATAGATGTCTTGAATGGAATGTTGTCTGTTGGTTCTCTCCCTACCTCATTTATTCATAGAATTCTGCTTGATGCATCTTCAAAGAGTAGAAGAGCTGATTCAATTTTGCAGATGCATCATAAGCTTGTATGTATGGGGCTTAACCTCAATCGGGATGTTTATAATAATCTCATCATTGTCTTGTGTAGGCTAGGTATGACCATGAAAGCCACTTTAGTGTTGAAAGAGATGATTGGAGGAGGATTTTTAGCAGATATTGATACTTACAATGCCTTTATATGTGGATATTGTAGAAGCAGCCATATGAAAAGGGCTTTTGCTACTTACTCGCAAATGTTGGCTGAGGGAGTTTCTCCAAATATTGAAACGTACAATCTTCTTTTAGGTGGACTTTCAAGTGCTGGTCTGATGACAGATGCGGAGGAGTTATTTGGTCAAATGAAGAACAGAGGTTTTGTTCCTAATGCTTCTACATATGATACTTTGGTTTCTGGTCATGGTAAGAAGGGAAATAAAAAGGAAGCTATAAGACTTTATTGTGAAATGGTAAGCAAGGGTTTTGTTCCCAAAACTAGCACTTACAATATCCTTATTAGTGATTTTGCTAAGGCGGGAAAGATGGGCCAAGCTAGGGAGCTTATGAATGAGATGCAGACAAGAGGGACCTCTCCTAACTCTTCAACTTACAACATACTAATTTGCGGCTGGTGTTGGCTATCAAAGCAGCCAGAGCTGGAGAGAAGTTTGAAAAAGTCATATCGGGCTGAGGCAAAAAGATTATTAACTGATATGAAAGACAAAGATTATGTTCCATGTGAAATTACCCTTCTATGCATCAGTTCTACCTTTGCTCGACCAGGAAAGAAGGCTGATGCTCAGAGGCTATTGAAGGAACTGTATAAGAAAAAGTCATATGACCAAGAAATGATGGGAGTAAAATAA
- the LOC103447974 gene encoding protein SUPPRESSOR OF K(+) TRANSPORT GROWTH DEFECT 1, with the protein MYSNFKEQAIEYVKQAVQEDNAGNYAKAFPLYMNALEYFKTHLKYEKNPKIKEAITQKFTEYLRRAEEIRAVLDDGGPGPASNGDAAVATKPKTKPKDGEGGDGEDPEQAKLRAGLNSAIIREKPNVQWNDVAGLESAKQALQEAVILPVKFPQFFTGKRRPWRAFLLYGPPGTGKSYLAKAVATEADSTFFSISSSDLVSKWMGESEKLVSNLFQMARDSAPSIIFIDEIDSLCGTRGEGNESEASRRIKTELLVQMQGVGHNDQKVLVLAATNTPYALDQAIRRRFDKRIYIPLPDLKARQHMFKVHLGDTPHNLTESDFESLARKTDGFSGSDIAVCVKDVLFEPVRKTQDAMFFFKDPKDMWIPCGPKQPGAVQITMQDLAAKGLASQILPPPITKTDFDKVLARQRPTVSKNDLEVHERFTREFGEEG; encoded by the exons ATGTATAGCAATTTCAAGGAGCAAGCGATTGAGTACGTGAAGCAAGCCGTGCAGGAAGATAATGCGGGAAATTACGCAAAGGCCTTCCCCTTGTACATGAACGCCTTGGAGTACTTCAAGACCCACTTGAAGTACGAGAAGAACCCTAAGATCAAGGAGGCAATAACCCAGAAGTTCACCGAGTACTTGCGCCGTGCCGAGGAGATTCGGGCGGTGTTGGATGACGGCGGCCCAGGGCCGGCGTCTAACGGGGATGCGGCGGTGGCCACCAAGCCCAAGACCAAGCCCAAAGACGGGGAGGGCGGTGACGGTGAGGATCCGGAGCAGGCGAAGCTCCGGGCGGGGCTGAATTCGGCGATTATAAGGGAAAAGCCCAATGTGCAATGGAATGATGTTGCTGGTTTGGAGAGTGCCAAGCAGGCCTTGCAAGAAGCGGTTATATTGCCGGTCAAATTCCCGCAGTTCTTTACTG GCAAGAGACGACCGTGGAGGGCATTTCTATTGTATGGGCCTCCTGGAACTGGAAAGTCTTACTTGGCCAAGGCTGTTGCAACCGAGGCAGACTCGACATTTTTCAG TATTTCGTCTTCAGACCTTGTTTCAAAATGGATGGGTGAGAGTGAAAAGCTAGTTTCAAACCTTTTCCAAATGGCTCGTGATAGTGCACCATCCATTATATTCATCGATGAGATAGATTCCTTATGTGGGACTCGTGGAGAAGGCAATGAGAGTGAAGCATCTAGACGAATTAAGACGGAACTTCTTGTGCAGATGCAg GGTGTGGGACACAATGATCAGAAAGTTCTTGTTCTTGCAGCAACAAATACTCCATATGCACTAGATCAG GCTATTCGGCGACGTTTTGACAAGCGTATATACATCCCCCTCCCAGATTTAAAGGCTCGACAGCATATGTTCAAA GTGCATCTAGGAGATACTCCCCACAACTTAACAGAAAGTGATTTCGAAAGCTTAGCTCGCAAAACTGATGGTTTTTCTGGTTCCGATATTGCTGTTTGT GTTAAAGACGTTCTCTTTGAACCTGTTCGTAAAACGCAAGATGCCATGTTCTTTTTCAAGGATCCTAAGGATATGTGGATACCATGTGGACCAAAGCAACCAGGTGCTGTCCAAATCACCATGCAGGATCTGGCGGCAAAAGGACTTGCGTCACAG ATCCTTCCGCCTCCTATCACAAAAACAGATTTCGATAAGGTTCTTGCTAGACAGAGGCCTACAGTGAGCAAGAATGACCTTGAAGTCCATGAGAGATTCACAAGAGAGTTCGGAGAGGAAGGGTGA